From one Babesia bovis T2Bo chromosome 3, whole genome shotgun sequence genomic stretch:
- a CDS encoding putative integral membrane protein — MPDIKAGIGPYSDEAAPKVANQVRYLMPIAKLLFILVAILGFGFCMAMLLMATVEAIQLKAMQDGEFKDKNADMTALSIAIVLSHLALHFLGYKCRFMKLHWTSWDSGLFILGFVVVISAFFAVFIVVMPGKDATLGEDKQGIRPYGAMAFTGLELLAMFGFIICAMKTHCFGGCMTLNKKVFYTFAFIYMLVFAAHAYTLYDLKENNANYGDKDTTWHHHRFMAAANYIFVIGLCISAYQVNLCCMSFTKCDAVFIFLTGTVVGILISVCLSMFPEIVQQQWTLVGLIAMLYILTVALFLYIHAKRPLCKYYNPDVITFGIFALLFLLLVSTLIALGAKHHGHISGMAGDLKNIAPIAIFVYGFVVFVVMLIFGFKGNAMKVIKAFMKQARDERLVKNGHELDVKPLYEPGVETPGSECNLRGPESSGGVFRDSWLHPAM; from the coding sequence ATGCCAGACATTAAGGCTGGTATAGGCCCTTACTCTGATGAGGCTGCCCCTAAGGTGGCTAATCAGGTGAGGTACCTCATGCCCATCGCTAAGCTACTGTTCATCCTGGTAGCAATCCTAGGCTTTGGCTTCTGTATGGCAATGTTGCTGATGGCTACTGTGGAGGCTATACAGTTGAAGGCTATGCAGGATGGAGAGTTCAAGGATAAAAACGCTGATATGACTGCCCTGAGCATAGCTATCGTTTTGAGTCATCTAGCGCTCCACTTTCTAGGCTACAAATGCAGATTCATGAAGCTCCACTGGACTTCTTGGGACAGTGGACTGTTCATACTAGGCTTCGTGGTAGTCATCTCCGCGTTCTTTGCAGTGTTCATAGTGGTGATGCCAGGGAAAGACGCAACGCTAGGAGAAGACAAACAAGGCATTCGTCCCTATGGTGCCATGGCATTCACTGGCCTGGAGCTATTGGCAATGTTCGGGTTCATTATATGTGCCATGAAGACACACTGCTTCGGGGGCTGCATGACGCTTAACAAGAAGGTATTCTATACATttgcatttatatatatgctggTCTTTGCTGCCCATGCGTATACACTATATGATTTAAAAGAGAACAATGCTAACTATGGAGATAAGGACACCACCTGGCATCACCATAGGTTCATGGCAGCGGCTAACTACATTTTTGTGATTGGACTGTGCATCAGTGCATACCAGGTAAACTTATGCTGCATGTCATTTACCAAGTGTGATGCTGTGTTCATATTTCTGACTGGCACTGTCGTAGGCATCCTGATATCAGTATGCCTGTCAATGTTCCCAGAGATTGTGCAACAGCAATGGACCCTCGTAGGCCTTATCGctatgctatatatacttacgGTTGCACTGTTTTTGTACATCCATGCCAAGAGGCCGTTGTGCAAGTACTATAACCCAGATGTAATCACTTTCGGGATATTCGCGCTACTGTTCCTATTATTGGTATCCACCTTGATAGCCCTGGGGGCGAAACATCATGGTCATATAAGCGGAATGGCAGGCGACCTTAAAAACATTGCCCCAATAGCCATATTCGTTTACGGCTTCGTGGTATTCGTTGTAATGTTAATCTTCGGTTTCAAGGGCAATGCCATGAAGGTTATCAAGGCGTTCATGAAGCAGGCACGTGACGAACGACTCGTTAAGAACGGCCATGAGCTGGATGTCAAACCTTTGTACGAACCAGGCGTTGAGACACCGGGTAGTGAATGCAACCTTCGGGGACCGGAGTCATCAGGAGGTGTCTTCCGTGATTCGTGGTTACACCCAGCAATGTAG
- a CDS encoding putative integral membrane protein has protein sequence MDSIVGLIGIFYFLGVSANSPEGDATVDTSTKGVGSKFFGNKKAMIIAGVILVLVIVVCVSIWKCSSNGSTEPAWSAGIVIGVLAIGGILCYIFRNKIRNLFTKKAAEEVVTS, from the coding sequence ATGGACTCTATTGTTGGCTTGATTGGTATTTTCTACTTCCTTGGCGTCAGCGCCAACTCCCCTGAAGGTGATGCTACTGTGGACACTTCGACCAAAGGAGTGGGCAGCAAATTCTTTGGCAACAAGAAGGCGATGATAATAGCCGGTGTTATACTGGTTTTAGTAATTGTTGTTTGTGTTTCTATTTGGAAGTGTAGTAGTAATGGTAGTACTGAACCTGCGTGGTCTGCCGGTATTGTCATCGGTGTCCTTGCCATAGGAGGCATTTTATGTTACATCTTCAGGAACAAAATTCGGAACTTGTTCACTAAAAAGGCAGCTGAAGAAGTTGTAACATCGTGA